Proteins from a single region of Apium graveolens cultivar Ventura chromosome 7, ASM990537v1, whole genome shotgun sequence:
- the LOC141673145 gene encoding uncharacterized protein LOC141673145 yields MYRERKFTKFGDLLSTLLVAEQNHELVIKNHQSRPTGSAPLPEVNNMSFQQNVRGKGYRGGRSQGRYRGRGRSHGHFRPYNNSGHRKWQSESQSKRKASRGGKTENVCYRCGMNGHWTPNTPARIDIPIQKSDTKELVIESKSRLERGRPVGAKDVAPRKRKIKKLPLKWHMLQKK; encoded by the exons ATGTACAGGGAGCGCAAATTCACTAAGTTCGGGGATCTTCTATCAACTCTCCTCGTTGCTGAACAGAATCATGAATTGGTGATTAAGAATCATCAATCCCGTCCAACAGGATCTGCCCCATTACCTGAAGTAAATAACATGTCATTCCAGCAGAATGTACGTGGAAAAGGGTATAGAGGTGGACGGAGCCAAGGGCGGTACCGTGGACGAGGTCGGAGCCACGGGCATTTTCGTCCATATAACAACTCTGGTCACCGGAAGTGGCAATCTGAATCACAGAGTAAAAGAAAGGCATCACGGGGAGGAAAAACTGAAAATGTTTGCTATAGGTGCGGCATGAATGGGCACTGGACAC CAAATACTCCAGCTAGAATAGATATACCAATTCAAAAATCAGATACAAAAGAATTGGTTATAGAATCAAAGTCACGCCTGGAGCGTGGTAGACCGGTCGGTGCAAAAGATGTTGCACcacgaaaaagaaaaataaaaaaattgccCCTGAAGTGGCACATGCTCCAGAAGAAGTAA
- the LOC141671383 gene encoding phospholipase A1-Ibeta2, chloroplastic-like — MLISLTLPPQSLGFLDSRRASFKIRKSPLNPCAPRFFNSAAVSVSVSNTTITRKHLSNLDKLLPVQSEPTPVFPIRSDPKPNPISNEEAKTRGILEALNLPRFWKESKAAEEVSPRHLNRLRRLLSKSAEYSPRNILGSKWKQYHGSDNWAGLLDPLDENLRREMVRYGEFIQAAYHCFHNDPATSADHAPADRHVALPDRSYKVTKNLYATASVGLPKWVDNVAPDLSWMTQRSSCIGYVAVCDDRREIERMGRRDIVIALRGTATCLEWAENMRDLLVQMPGQDEKAQSQAKVECGFLSLFKTSGAHMPSLSDSVVTEIKRLVEMYKGETLSITVTGHSLGAAMALLVADELSTSITNTPPVAVFSFGGPRVGNRGFANRLESQNVKVLRIVNAQDVITKVPGMFVSEGLDKKLRESSACAVLNILDNNMPWAYTHVGTELKLDTKMSPFLKPDADVACCHDLEAYLHLVDGFMASNCPFRPDSKRSLVKLLDEQKSNMKRLYTNKVKSLSLKPRRDQFRRMPSVLPSPSSS; from the coding sequence ATGCTAATCAGCTTGACGCTTCCTCCGCAAAGTCTCGGATTCTTGGATTCACGGCGAGCCAGTTTCAAAATCCGAAAGTCGCCGCTTAATCCTTGCGCTCCAAGGTTCTTTAACTCGGCTGCGGTTTCGGTTTCGGTTTCTAACACTACTATCACACGGAAGCACTTGTCTAACCTAGACAAGCTACTTCCTGTCCAATCCGAGCCTACTCCGGTTTTTCCGATACGATCGGATCCGAAACCGAATCCGATCTCGAATGAGGAAGCGAAAACAAGAGGTATTTTAGAAGCTTTAAATTTACCGAGATTTTGGAAAGAGTCGAAGGCTGCGGAGGAAGTTTCTCCGCGGCATTTGAATAGACTCCGTCGACTTTTATCAAAATCGGCGGAGTATTCGCCAAGAAATATTTTAGGTAGTAAGTGGAAGCAGTATCATGGATCTGATAATTGGGCCGGTCTACTTGACCCGCTCGATGAAAATTTACGAAGGGAGATGGTTAGGTATGGTGAGTTTATTCAAGCTGCATATCATTGTTTTCATAACGATCCTGCCACGTCAGCCGATCATGCTCCAGCTGATCGACATGTGGCGCTTCCTGATAGGTCGTATAAGGTGACGAAGAACTTGTATGCCACGGCATCAGTTGGGCTGCCTAAGTGGGTTGACAACGTGGCACCGGATCTTAGCTGGATGACTCAAAGGTCCAGCTGTATCGGTTACGTGGCGGTGTGCGATGATCGAAGAGAGATCGAACGGATGGGAAGGCGAGACATCGTGATCGCGCTTCGCGGGACCGCCACGTGTCTCGAATGGGCTGAAAACATGAGAGATTTACTCGTTCAAATGCCAGGTCAAGACGAAAAAGCCCAATCGCAAGCCAAAGTTGAATGTGGATTTTTGAGTCTGTTCAAGACATCCGGGGCCCACATGCCGAGCTTATCCGACTCGGTCGTTACTGAAATTAAACGACTCGTTGAAATGTACAAAGGTGAAACCCTAAGCATAACGGTCACCGGGCACAGCCTCGGCGCGGCAATGGCTTTGCTCGTGGCCGATGAATTATCGACATCAATCACAAATACTCCTCCCGTGGCGGTGTTCTCATTTGGCGGTCCTCGTGTAGGAAACCGAGGATTCGCCAATCGTCTCGAATCCCAAAACGTCAAGGTGTTACGAATAGTGAACGCACAAGACGTGATCACCAAGGTTCCCGGCATGTTCGTCAGCGAAGGCCTAGACAAAAAACTCCGAGAATCATCCGCTTGTGCAGTCCTCAACATCCTCGACAACAACATGCCGTGGGCTTACACGCACGTCGGGACCGAACTCAAACTCGACACCAAAATGTCACCGTTTCTAAAACCCGATGCCGACGTGGCATGCTGTCATGATCTCGAAGCGTACTTACATCTAGTCGATGGATTCATGGCCTCGAACTGTCCGTTCAGACCAGACTCGAAGAGGAGTTTAGTAAAATTATTAGACGAACAGAAATCGAACATGAAGAGATTGTATACGAACAAGGTGAAATCCTTGAGCTTGAAACCTAGAAGGGATCAGTTTAGGCGCATGCCTAGTGTATTGCCAAGTCCTTCATCTTCTTAA